The genomic DNA ATTTCCGCCCATACTATTGCCGCACCCTGGTCCTGGCAGCGAGGAATCACTACTTACTCTATAGGTGTTAGTTATCAGGTTGGTGCTGTTTTACTTGTTGGCTGTTTGGGTGGCAAAAGTGCTGCTGGGCTATCACAATTGGCTTATTTATTATTGGGTTTAACAGGGCTGTCTATTTTCGATCGCGGCGGCGGTTGGCAATATTTTCAGCAGCCTAATTTTGGTTATTTACTGGGCTTTATTTTTGGTGGTTGGTTGTGTGGCTATTTGGCTTTTCAGTCTAAATCCAGGTTAGATACTCTAGTGCTTAGTTGTTTGACGGGTTTATTAGTAATTCATTTAACAGGTCTTATCTATCTAACAGGTTTGCATTTTTCTATTGGGTTGGGAGAAGGACTTGATTCTTGGTGGCAAGCAATTGTAATTTATTCCCTTACGCCCCTTCCAGGTCAATTAGCGGTAATTTGTGCCATAAGTATAATTGCTCTAATTATGCGAAGAATTATGTTTTCTTAAGCGCGAGCGCTAATTGTTCTCAAGGTTCTGAAAAGTAAGACTCAACATTCTATTTATTAATGTTTGACTATCTGAGATAGTTTATAAATCCCCTTCTCTATTTGAGCTTTGTTTAATCGATGGTTGACAAAGAACGGGAAAGTTAACTGAATTAGCAATAAAACAAAATTTGTGGGCTGTTTGGTGTAACTGTTTTGCCTTTTTCAAATCGCTTTCAGTAGTAATAGTAGCCTCTGGCTGAAGAACAACTTCGGTAAATTTTCCGCTACCATTTTTCATTTCCTCCATCTTGCCAATAGCGATATCTCGATAGGCGATCGCAATTATTCCTGCTTCAGAACATAAATGCAGATACCACAGCATATGACAACTAGACAGAGAAGCTACCAATAATTCTTCGGGGTTATATTTGGTTTTATCTCCACGAAAAGTAGGATCTGATGAGCCATAAACGATCGGCTTGCCTTTTACTTCTATTTCATAAGTGCGGTCATAGGCTTGGTAATTTTCAGTACCTCTATTTCTATTCCCCGTCCATTTGAGAATTGTTTGATACTTATGTTCTTTTGACATAATTTATCTGGAACGCTTTATTTATTTTCATTGCTCAAAGCTGCCATAATCGCCTGTTGAGTAGCTGTTTGATAGGTCTGAGTTAAAAATTGCTCTAAAGCTTCGGTATCGGCAGCTGGCAACGGAATTCTGCCTAGTAAATCGAGAACATTTTTATTTTCTAAAGGAGGCGCGATCGCTACTAAGGAAGATTCTAAAGGTTCGTCGTACTGCCAAAAGCGATTGACTTGGGTTTCATCGGCTGCTGGCATGGTAGCCTCAGTATTGTTTTCTAATTTATCTGTTGGTTCTTTAGGTAATGATGCTGCCTTTTGAGTACGCATCTGCCGCAAACCTTCAAGTATTTGCTCTTTAGTTCTGCCGCGAAGTTGAAAAATAATAAAGGGATCTTCTTTAAAGCGATCGCCCAACTGATAGTAAACTGCCGCAATATGTTTGCAAGGATTGGCTTTATCGGGACAGCTACAGCGAGAGCGAACGTCGTTGAGAGTAAAGGGAAATAAACTCAAGCCATTGGCGGTAAACACGGCTTCAATGTCTTCTGGCATTTCTCCTGCCAGTAATTGGGCAGAAAAGATCGCTTTTTCAGACATAGTTTGAATTACAGCTTCCCAATCTTCATCGGTAAAGGGAGGCTGAGACATCTTAGCAATTGCTCGTTCGCGATTTTCACTGGGAAATGGTTCGAGAGAAATTGCCACTCGATAGGGTTCGGCTTCGCTACCCTGCACTGCCGCTAAAGCTTGCGATCGCTCGAATACAATACTTAAAACGTTTCCTTCTCTGGCATAGTTTCTGCCTCGTTCGAGCCGCTTTTTAAACCGATAAGAATCGAGTAATTCCAACCAGCGCCTGACCCACCATTCTTCTGTAGCAAATTCCATAATTATAAAACTTTTATCTGTATGCGATTAAAGCAATTCTCGATCGAATAAAGTACACTTTGGATTAGTTAGACACTAGGCATTAAGATTTTGGCGACCTTGGTTTGGTTTGAATTTGTATTTAACTTAAGATGAAAACTGCTATAAATTTTGGGCGAGCGCCTTTAACAACAGCGAGCGATGCTCGGTCGAAACCAAATCCTTCTAAAGTTAGTTTATCAATAGTAGCAGTAAAGCTAGAATCGTATAATTGAATACTTATTTATTTGGATTCAGGTTGTTTACAGAATTTTTATTGAGGATTAATAATGATTGAATTAAAAGTACCTACCATTAATAGTTCCGAAGCTGCTGACAGACTTAAAGAAACTATTCTTACTTCCGAACCAGATGCTAAAGTTGAAATCGATACCAACACTAAAAAAGTAACTGTAGATTCAAAAGCATCAGCAGAAACTTTTATCGAGCTAATTGAAGCTGAGGGTCACAAAATAGAAGAATAGTATTGTTTTTGGTTAATGGGCGGTATTGACAATGAGCAATGAGCGATCGCCAACGCTCGGTAAACATTGTTCATTGTTCGTTGTTAACTTTATAGAAAGTCTCTAAGCTCTGGCGATCGCCTACATAACGCCAGTGCCAGGGTTCGTAGCTAATTCCTTGAGAATTATTGAGCGGAAAAGACAACTCAAAGCTATAGCGAGCAGCATTTGCCTGTAACCAGCGAAAAGCAGCAGTGTTCTCAAATTCTGGTTCTACATTGGCTGCTGGAACCTTACCATCGCCGATGTCAATCGCATATCCCGTATGATGTTCGCTGTATCCAGGCGGCGCGCTAACTTCTGCTCTTTTTACAGCATCTTGAACTCTTTGTTCTTTAACTCCAAAGAATAACTGTTCTTGAGCTTTAACCGAGCGAAAACCAGAGATTGGAGTCAAAATAACCCCTTCGGCTCTGGCTGCTGCCTGCATTTCGCGAAATTTGGCTGCTGCTTTAGGATGCAGGCGAACACTACCGTTAGCAGTAATAGATTCTAAATTTGCTTCTGAAACTTCCTGGTAGGGTAAGTGACCGAGTAAATTTTCTTTATCTGGTCTGGCAGAGTTTGAGTCAAACGAAGACGTGGGTTTGAGTGCCTGAGCGTTTGCTGGTGGTGACGGACTAGAAACTGCCTCTGTGTTGCTATTATCAGTCTCAACCTTGCTTTTTGCAGGAAGCGAACTTACTGTAGGCTGTGGCTGTTTGCTGGAAGAAGCTAAAAAAATTGCTAGCGAACCAACGATAACGAGGCAAAGCACACCTCCAGCAACTAAAGTTACAGACGAACGTTTAGTCTCGTTAATGCTTTCTCTAACTCTTATTGCTTCTGGGATCTCATCCATTGTCAGTTAAGAATTGTTGGGCTTTGGGCTTCGACACTTATTGTAGTTTTTGTTGCTGGTACGCTCTAGCAACTCCGTCATGTTCGGCAGCCAAACTAACGGCAGTGGCTACAGCAGTGGCTACTCTAGCATCGAACACAGAGGGAATAATGTGTTCGCGATCTAAATCTTGAGGAGCAACTAAAGCGGCGATCGCTTTGGCTGCTTCGAGGTACATATTAGTAGTAATTGCCATGCTGCGACAATCTAAAGCACCGCGAAAAACACCAGGAAAGGCTAACACATTATTGATCTGATTGGGATAGTCGCTGCGTCCTGTAGCCATTACCCCTACGCGATTGTAAACTAATTCTGGTTGAATTTCGGGTACGGGATTCGCCATAGCAAAAACAATCGGCTCTTTTGCCATCGATTCGACCATTTCGGGGCTAACTACTCCTGGTGCGCTGACTCCCAAAAAAACATCGGCTTCCTGCATGGCATCAGCCAAACTACCACTTTGAGCTACAGCAAATGCTAGTTTTTGCTCGTTAAGATTATCGCGCTCTCTAGCAATAATTCCTTGCGAATCACATAAAATAATTGTTGTCGCTCCTGCTTTCTGTAACAGAGTAGCGATCGCTACTCCTGCTGCCCCCGCACCATTGATGACAATTTTTACTTCAGCTAGAGATTTCCCAACTAAGGTTAGAGCATTATATAAAGCAGCTAAGACTACAATTGCCGTACCGTGCTGATCGTCGTGAAATACGGGAATATTTAGTTCTGCTCTCAAACGTCGTTCGATTTCAAAACACCGAGGAGCGGCAATATCCTCTAAATTTATGCCGCCAAACACTGGAGCGATATGTTTGACAGTTTGAATAATTGCTTCGGTATCTTGAGTATCCAAACAAATGGGAAAAGCATCAATTCCAGCAAATTCCTTAAATAATAAAGCTTTACCTTCCATCACTGGTAGAGCCGCACCCGCTCCTAAATTACCCAGACCTAATACGGCACTACCATCGGTAACTACTGCTACGGTATTGCTCTTAATCGTCAGGGAATACACCCGTTCGGGATTTTCTGCGATCGCTCTGCAAATCCTGCCAACTCCAGGAGTATAAGCCATCGAAAGATCGGACTGAGATTTTAGAGGAAGTTTGCTCTCGATGCTAATCTTGCCTCCCCGATGAATGGCAAAAGTGCGATCGCTGTAGTTAATAACTTTGACGCTAGGTAGAGCTTCGATGGCACTGACAATTTTATCGGCGTGTTCGCTACTAGAAGCATCTACCGTTAATTCTCGCTGAGTGTATTTGTGATTGTATTGCAGCAGCGAAATGTCTCCCAAACTACCACCCAAAGACGCGATCGCACTCATGACTGAAGCTAATGCTCCTGGGCGATTAGGAATTTCCAGTTCGATTTTTAAACTAAAACTGGAACTTGGATTTAAATCAACCATCTTTTCTACCTACTTTAAGAATAGACAATTGTAGCTCGTTTTTACTTTTAAGACAGTTTATCCAATCGCGTCAACTTAGATCGTACTTTTTAAACACATGAAAATTTAATAGCAGGTTAAAAAATACGAGATACTAAATTTGGAATCAAAATTGATGAGTTAAAAGACAAAATGTACGTTCTTATTGGTGGGGCTGGAATGATGGGACTGGACTTAGCTAAAACCCTACTACAGAGAGGACATACTATTGCCGTAATAGATACTAATCCTCTTGCTTGTCAATATGCTCGTGAAAAAATTGGCGTAATGGCTTTTGAAGGAAGTGCGGTCAACACAACCGTACTGCTAGAAGCGGGGATTCGTAAAGCCAATGCAGTTATTGCCACTTTAACAGAAGATGCAATCAATCTAGCACTGGTTACTCTGTGCAGACACTACGGCGTATCTCAAATTGTCGTGCGAATGCGCAATCGCGACTTCACCGAACCGTATCAATTGGCGGGTGCAACCCATATTATCAGCACTACAGAGTTAGCCATTAACAGAGTTGTCAACGCGATTGAATATCCCCAAATAGATGCCATGATGCACTTTGAACAGGGACAAATTGAGGTTTTAAAGCTTTCCATTCCCCAAACCTGTTATATAATAGGGCGTAGTGTGGCTGAAATAGCTCGGGATTCTCGGTTTCCTGCAGGCACATTAATTATTGGCTATCAAGCGCATCCTCACGAAGCTTTAAACATTCCCAATGGTAGCACTATCATAGAAAGCGGATTTACTATTTTAGCGGTAACTAAACCCGAACTCGTACGACAACTAATTGATTTTATCGGCTTATGTTCTTCTTAGTCATCTTTGAGAGATAGTAGTTTTTCGTTAAGTTCTTGAAGATATGACTGAGCAATACCATCTGGAAGCAATCCATTAAAAATGGCGTCATTAATCGCTCCTTTTTCTGCTAAATAGAGACGACGATATAGACCATCTAAATATTGCCGATCCTCAAATTTGTTTGATAGATAGGTTATTCTTTGATTATAAAGATCGCGTAGTTCTCGTTCAGATGAAGCAATTCTAGCTTGATAGCTGGCAAATAGCTCTTCGTAAAGAAATTTTGGTAAACTGCCAGATTGCAAGAGATTTTGTAGTTCTTCCTGAGCAGCTTTAGCTGCAATCAAATTCAGTTGTAAAGTTTCGATTTTCTGCCCGATCGAGGAGGGTTTTATTAACTGTAGCCGTTTGACCAACCAAGGCAAGCTCAGCCCCTGTCCGATGAGAGACACCAACACAGTGCTAAACACCAAGGTAATTACCTGCATTCTTCCAGGCATAGTAAAGGGCAAACTCAAAGCCAGAGCCATTGACAGCGACCCCTTAACATTGCCAAAAATTAAAACGTGCTGCCATTTTAAAGGAAGTGGACGATCGATAAAACGCAAGAAAGATAGTAAGGGATAGATAGAACAAACGCGCCCAATTTGATAAATTACAATGGCTAAAAGAGCAGTGGGCAAAGTTTCTAAAAGAATGGGCGGTTGAACTTCAAGACCTACGAATAAAAAAATAAAGGTATTAACCCCAAAGCCAGCATATTCCCAGAAATTTAGCAACGTCACTTGAATTGAGGCAGAGGTTTGACGTAAGCCCAAATTACCAATTACTAGACCAGCGATGACAACTGCGATCGCACTAGAAACTCCCAAGGCTTGACCGATTTGAAATGTTCCTAAAGAGACTGCTACCGTAAGCAAAATATTACTAAAAGCATCATCTAACTGCCGAAATAACCCCACACATAAATAACCCAACCCCAAACCGAGAAGACCACCACCCACAAAAGCAATAAAAATTTGTTCGACACTTTCACCAAGAGCAAACGCTCCCTGAAGATGAATTGTCGTAATTATGCTCAACAACACTAAAGCAATTCCATCGTTAAAAAGACTTTCTCCTTCGACAATGGTGGCTAATCGCCCAGGTACGGGAACGCTTCTGAAGGCAGCAATCACCGAAACCGTATCGGTAATAGTTAAAATTACTCCTACAGCCGAAGCGGTAATCCATGACAACCCCAACCCATATTTAAGAAGAAAAGCTGTAATAACTGCTGATAGAACTACCCCTGGTCCTGCGAGTAAAGCAATGGGCTTAACTGTACTGCGTAAACGGCTAATATCCGTATTAATGGCTGCTTCAAAAATCAGAATAGGCAAAAATAAATTCAGAATTACATCGGGATTTAGACCGACAGATTCGGGTAATGCTTGCTTAGAAATTGCCAAACCCGCTAAAACTAAACCCACTACATAAGGAATTCGCAGCCATCGGGTAACCAAAGCTACGGCAATTGCGACGAGAAGCAGAATAATTAAGCTATTTACCAACCCAGTGAATTCGACAGTAGGTAGGGAAGCGGGTTCTTCTAACGGTAAATTACTAAATCGCTCAATAAGCAAAGAGTTAGTCACTAATTTGGGTTTTCAGGTTGAGAATTATGATGATTTTCAATAACTTTACCAGGACTAACAAAAGAAATTCCCTGTTGAAAACCAGTACCAATCATAATTGCCTCAACTATCGGTTCGCTCACGTTGGTTTGGGCTACCCACTCCACAATAAATTTAGCTCCAGAACCACCACTGCGATCGCTAGTATTAATGAAAAAATCTGTAGAAGACAATGCCGCAATCTCAATAGGCTGCTCTAGATAATTTTTCACCAGTTTGCCATTCCAATCATAATATTTTACCGAAGCGATCGCGATCGCCTCTTTGAAATCGGTATTGCGAATACTCAGAGTAGCAGCTAAATCGAAAATGTTTTTCTCATCCTGATGAAAAACATGAGAGTAAACGGGAACATAAACAGTCTGACCCATTACTTTTTGGTAATTTTCATCCAAGGTTATGGTTTTTGGCGATGGAGTTGGGCGATTGGAATCTACTTGTAACTGATTCGGCTTCTCCTGTGCTATGCAGGATGTAAGTAAAACAGCAGCAGTTACCCAACTAAAAAGTTTATATAGCTTCATTAACAATAGATTTTAGGTGCGTTGGCGGTCTGAGTGACGACGTACAAAATATCTTAGAATAGATGATGTTAGAGCGAAGTGTTACGGTAAATAACACAAAAGTATTATTATTTTTCTCACTTTTAGCGACACGACCCTATTGTCTATTTATGCCTTTTGCCGTTCCCAAGCTGTTTAATTTTGTGTATATCGCGCTCGCGTTTGTTTGCGTTAGACGCGCTTATAGGTAAACTACTACTACTAAACTATGTTCATCTGGCTGACGATGATAATTGCAATTACAGCTTTAAAAGGAGGAGTGGGTAAAACCACAACGGCGGTTCATTTAGCTGCCTATTTTCAAACTATTGCACCGACACTGCTTATCGATGCGGATAAAAACCGTTCGGCTTTAGTCTGGTCGAAAGAAGATAAGCTACCTTTTTACGTCGCTTCGCAAGCGGGTTCTCCTGGTTTGATCTCAAAATTCACCCACATTATTATCGATACCCAAGCCAGACCAGAACCAGAAGAACTAGAAGATTTAGCAATAGGTAGCGATTTACTAATTTTGCCCACAACACCCAACCATTTAGATTTAGATTCTACCGTCAAGGCGATCGAGTTGCTCAAACCTCTCAAGGCTAATTACAAAGTTTTGTTGACCAAAGTAGACTCTCGAACTATCAATGGTAGAGAAG from Myxosarcina sp. GI1 includes the following:
- a CDS encoding biotin transporter BioY; its protein translation is MTNLKSVPKPSEEISNYEWDLTPPAVKIIINRFQQSLDRHQERIKQLKAENQLLRQRLDLELNSRDRVSLPSLPEVLLWATIGLFLTVGCTFISAHTIAAPWSWQRGITTYSIGVSYQVGAVLLVGCLGGKSAAGLSQLAYLLLGLTGLSIFDRGGGWQYFQQPNFGYLLGFIFGGWLCGYLAFQSKSRLDTLVLSCLTGLLVIHLTGLIYLTGLHFSIGLGEGLDSWWQAIVIYSLTPLPGQLAVICAISIIALIMRRIMFS
- a CDS encoding D-alanyl-D-alanine carboxypeptidase family protein, encoding MDEIPEAIRVRESINETKRSSVTLVAGGVLCLVIVGSLAIFLASSSKQPQPTVSSLPAKSKVETDNSNTEAVSSPSPPANAQALKPTSSFDSNSARPDKENLLGHLPYQEVSEANLESITANGSVRLHPKAAAKFREMQAAARAEGVILTPISGFRSVKAQEQLFFGVKEQRVQDAVKRAEVSAPPGYSEHHTGYAIDIGDGKVPAANVEPEFENTAAFRWLQANAARYSFELSFPLNNSQGISYEPWHWRYVGDRQSLETFYKVNNEQ
- a CDS encoding TrkA family potassium uptake protein: MYVLIGGAGMMGLDLAKTLLQRGHTIAVIDTNPLACQYAREKIGVMAFEGSAVNTTVLLEAGIRKANAVIATLTEDAINLALVTLCRHYGVSQIVVRMRNRDFTEPYQLAGATHIISTTELAINRVVNAIEYPQIDAMMHFEQGQIEVLKLSIPQTCYIIGRSVAEIARDSRFPAGTLIIGYQAHPHEALNIPNGSTIIESGFTILAVTKPELVRQLIDFIGLCSS
- a CDS encoding SWIM zinc finger family protein, whose amino-acid sequence is MEFATEEWWVRRWLELLDSYRFKKRLERGRNYAREGNVLSIVFERSQALAAVQGSEAEPYRVAISLEPFPSENRERAIAKMSQPPFTDEDWEAVIQTMSEKAIFSAQLLAGEMPEDIEAVFTANGLSLFPFTLNDVRSRCSCPDKANPCKHIAAVYYQLGDRFKEDPFIIFQLRGRTKEQILEGLRQMRTQKAASLPKEPTDKLENNTEATMPAADETQVNRFWQYDEPLESSLVAIAPPLENKNVLDLLGRIPLPAADTEALEQFLTQTYQTATQQAIMAALSNENK
- a CDS encoding cation transporter: MIELKVPTINSSEAADRLKETILTSEPDAKVEIDTNTKKVTVDSKASAETFIELIEAEGHKIEE
- a CDS encoding NAD-dependent malic enzyme codes for the protein MVDLNPSSSFSLKIELEIPNRPGALASVMSAIASLGGSLGDISLLQYNHKYTQRELTVDASSSEHADKIVSAIEALPSVKVINYSDRTFAIHRGGKISIESKLPLKSQSDLSMAYTPGVGRICRAIAENPERVYSLTIKSNTVAVVTDGSAVLGLGNLGAGAALPVMEGKALLFKEFAGIDAFPICLDTQDTEAIIQTVKHIAPVFGGINLEDIAAPRCFEIERRLRAELNIPVFHDDQHGTAIVVLAALYNALTLVGKSLAEVKIVINGAGAAGVAIATLLQKAGATTIILCDSQGIIARERDNLNEQKLAFAVAQSGSLADAMQEADVFLGVSAPGVVSPEMVESMAKEPIVFAMANPVPEIQPELVYNRVGVMATGRSDYPNQINNVLAFPGVFRGALDCRSMAITTNMYLEAAKAIAALVAPQDLDREHIIPSVFDARVATAVATAVSLAAEHDGVARAYQQQKLQ
- a CDS encoding ParA family protein, which gives rise to MIIAITALKGGVGKTTTAVHLAAYFQTIAPTLLIDADKNRSALVWSKEDKLPFYVASQAGSPGLISKFTHIIIDTQARPEPEELEDLAIGSDLLILPTTPNHLDLDSTVKAIELLKPLKANYKVLLTKVDSRTINGREARKFLEAAQLPLFKTDIPLLVAFQRSPSRGVIVKDFPDERSHLGWSKYVAVGKEILR
- a CDS encoding OsmC family protein, encoding MSKEHKYQTILKWTGNRNRGTENYQAYDRTYEIEVKGKPIVYGSSDPTFRGDKTKYNPEELLVASLSSCHMLWYLHLCSEAGIIAIAYRDIAIGKMEEMKNGSGKFTEVVLQPEATITTESDLKKAKQLHQTAHKFCFIANSVNFPVLCQPSIKQSSNREGDL
- a CDS encoding cation:proton antiporter codes for the protein MERFSNLPLEEPASLPTVEFTGLVNSLIILLLVAIAVALVTRWLRIPYVVGLVLAGLAISKQALPESVGLNPDVILNLFLPILIFEAAINTDISRLRSTVKPIALLAGPGVVLSAVITAFLLKYGLGLSWITASAVGVILTITDTVSVIAAFRSVPVPGRLATIVEGESLFNDGIALVLLSIITTIHLQGAFALGESVEQIFIAFVGGGLLGLGLGYLCVGLFRQLDDAFSNILLTVAVSLGTFQIGQALGVSSAIAVVIAGLVIGNLGLRQTSASIQVTLLNFWEYAGFGVNTFIFLFVGLEVQPPILLETLPTALLAIVIYQIGRVCSIYPLLSFLRFIDRPLPLKWQHVLIFGNVKGSLSMALALSLPFTMPGRMQVITLVFSTVLVSLIGQGLSLPWLVKRLQLIKPSSIGQKIETLQLNLIAAKAAQEELQNLLQSGSLPKFLYEELFASYQARIASSERELRDLYNQRITYLSNKFEDRQYLDGLYRRLYLAEKGAINDAIFNGLLPDGIAQSYLQELNEKLLSLKDD
- a CDS encoding DUF3124 domain-containing protein, with product MKLYKLFSWVTAAVLLTSCIAQEKPNQLQVDSNRPTPSPKTITLDENYQKVMGQTVYVPVYSHVFHQDEKNIFDLAATLSIRNTDFKEAIAIASVKYYDWNGKLVKNYLEQPIEIAALSSTDFFINTSDRSGGSGAKFIVEWVAQTNVSEPIVEAIMIGTGFQQGISFVSPGKVIENHHNSQPENPN